One region of Streptomyces davaonensis JCM 4913 genomic DNA includes:
- a CDS encoding ABC transporter substrate-binding protein encodes MRIRTVAALTGALALSLVSGCGQGDTTGAGSNTVTYWLWDANQLPAYQACAKGFERQNPGLKVKITQMGWADYWTKLTASFIAGTEPDVFTDHIQKFGQFADLKVLEPLDDLGIDDSAYQEGLAANWTGQDGHRYGAPKDWDTVALFYNQKMVKEAGLTAEELNTLSWNPEDGGSFEKAVARLTVDNNGKRGDEPGFDRNDVKVYGLATGGAGDSDGQTTWSPFAASAGWHYTDKARWGTEYQYGDETFQSVIDWYFGLADKGYLAPFTDYTDGANPANAQLASGKAAASFDGAWMISTYFSTKGLDVGTAVTPTGPTGKRATMMNGLADSITKNADNKAGAKKWVTYLASDECQKTVGGYGIVFPATPDGTEAAVAAYEKKGIDVSAFTEPVTDSEHATTFSFPITDYAADVYALMRPAMQDVFANGAPASGLTKTNDQINFILGQ; translated from the coding sequence ATGCGAATTCGTACCGTCGCGGCGCTGACCGGAGCGCTGGCCCTGTCCCTGGTGTCCGGCTGCGGTCAGGGCGACACCACCGGGGCCGGCTCGAACACGGTGACGTACTGGCTGTGGGACGCCAACCAGTTGCCCGCGTACCAGGCGTGCGCCAAGGGCTTCGAGCGGCAGAACCCGGGCCTGAAGGTGAAGATCACCCAGATGGGCTGGGCGGACTACTGGACCAAGCTCACCGCGAGCTTCATCGCGGGCACCGAGCCGGACGTGTTCACCGACCACATCCAGAAGTTCGGCCAGTTCGCCGACCTGAAGGTGCTGGAACCGCTGGACGACCTGGGCATCGACGACTCCGCCTACCAGGAGGGCCTGGCCGCCAACTGGACCGGCCAGGACGGTCATCGCTACGGCGCCCCGAAGGACTGGGACACCGTCGCCCTGTTCTACAACCAGAAGATGGTCAAGGAGGCGGGCCTCACAGCCGAGGAGCTCAACACCCTGTCCTGGAACCCCGAGGACGGCGGCAGCTTCGAGAAGGCCGTCGCCCGTCTCACCGTCGACAACAACGGCAAACGCGGCGACGAGCCGGGCTTCGACAGGAACGACGTCAAGGTGTACGGCCTGGCCACCGGCGGCGCCGGCGACAGCGACGGACAGACCACCTGGAGCCCGTTCGCCGCATCCGCGGGCTGGCACTACACGGACAAGGCGCGCTGGGGCACCGAGTACCAGTACGGCGACGAGACCTTCCAGTCGGTGATCGACTGGTACTTCGGCCTGGCGGACAAGGGCTATCTCGCGCCGTTCACCGACTACACCGACGGCGCCAACCCGGCCAACGCCCAGCTCGCCTCCGGCAAGGCGGCGGCCTCCTTCGACGGCGCCTGGATGATCTCCACCTACTTCAGCACCAAGGGCCTCGACGTCGGCACCGCCGTCACCCCCACCGGCCCGACCGGCAAACGCGCCACGATGATGAACGGCCTCGCCGACTCCATCACCAAGAACGCCGACAACAAGGCGGGCGCGAAGAAGTGGGTCACCTACCTGGCCTCCGACGAGTGCCAGAAGACCGTGGGCGGTTACGGCATCGTCTTCCCCGCCACCCCGGACGGCACCGAGGCCGCGGTGGCCGCCTACGAGAAGAAGGGCATCGACGTGTCCGCGTTCACCGAACCGGTCACCGACAGCGAGCACGCCACGACCTTCTCCTTCCCGATCACCGACTACGCGGCGGACGTGTACGCCCTGATGCGCCCGGCGATGCAGGACGTGTTCGCCAACGGCGCCCCGGCGAGCGGGCTGACCAAGACCAATGACCAGATCAACTTCATCCTCGGCCAGTGA
- a CDS encoding carbohydrate ABC transporter permease, with protein sequence MAAVTATTTKVRPTGRRGLSPGRIVAWTAMAAIVLITLLPFYWILRTALSSNAALAAHPGDPLPVDLTTGGFERALGLQSTEEAIAQGGSGGGLKFWRYLINSVIVSTLISVCQIFFSAMAAYAFARLRWRGRDKVFALFLAGLMVPTIFTLLPNFVLIKELGLVDNLLGIALPTMFMTPFAVFFLRQFFMNVPREVEEAALLDGAGKIRIFFRVMLPMASTPILTLGVLTYITAWNDYFWPLMVSYSDSSRVLTVALAIFRAQTPQSGYDWSGLMAATLIAALPMLLLFGFFARRIVSTISFTGVK encoded by the coding sequence ATGGCTGCCGTGACGGCGACCACCACGAAGGTACGGCCCACCGGGCGCCGCGGGCTCTCCCCGGGACGGATCGTGGCCTGGACGGCGATGGCCGCGATCGTACTGATCACCCTGCTGCCGTTCTACTGGATCCTGCGCACCGCGCTCTCCTCCAACGCCGCGCTCGCCGCGCACCCCGGCGATCCGCTCCCCGTCGACCTGACCACCGGCGGCTTCGAACGCGCCCTCGGTCTTCAGTCGACCGAGGAGGCCATCGCCCAGGGCGGTTCGGGCGGCGGGCTGAAGTTCTGGCGGTATCTGATCAATTCGGTCATCGTGTCCACACTGATCAGCGTGTGCCAGATCTTCTTCTCCGCGATGGCCGCCTACGCCTTCGCGCGGCTGCGCTGGCGAGGCCGGGACAAGGTGTTCGCCCTGTTCCTGGCCGGGCTGATGGTGCCGACCATCTTCACGCTGCTGCCGAACTTCGTGCTCATCAAGGAACTCGGCCTGGTCGACAACCTGTTGGGCATCGCCCTGCCGACGATGTTCATGACCCCGTTCGCCGTGTTCTTCCTGCGCCAGTTCTTCATGAACGTGCCCCGGGAGGTCGAGGAGGCGGCCCTGCTCGACGGCGCCGGGAAGATCCGGATCTTCTTCCGGGTCATGCTGCCGATGGCGTCCACCCCGATCCTCACCCTCGGCGTACTGACGTACATCACCGCCTGGAACGACTACTTCTGGCCGCTGATGGTGTCCTACAGCGACAGTTCGCGGGTGCTCACCGTGGCACTGGCGATCTTCCGGGCGCAGACCCCGCAGTCCGGCTACGACTGGTCGGGACTGATGGCGGCCACGCTCATCGCCGCGCTCCCGATGCTGCTGCTGTTCGGCTTCTTCGCCCGGCGCATCGTCAGCACGATCAGCTTCACCGGCGTCAAGTAA
- a CDS encoding L,D-transpeptidase family protein, with the protein MGDIRRRGAVILGITALTAPLVVALGAAPAQAASCTSQTGPYQKKVEKFLGLPVDGRQSASDCKAIQAFQTKHGISPNAGYAGPVTWGVMDLMNKQKAVGNTPNKDGKCPVNKGRIACVNLTLQLSWIQDGERLVYGPVPVRTGRNGYETRTGLKKIYWRNIDHVSSIYDVPMPYAQFFDGGQAFHSVGVSMWNPPGSHGCVNMTKTTAKKYWSLLKKGDDVFVYGRKPGT; encoded by the coding sequence ATGGGGGACATACGCAGACGAGGGGCCGTCATCCTCGGGATCACCGCGCTGACGGCACCGCTCGTCGTCGCGCTCGGGGCCGCGCCGGCGCAGGCCGCGAGCTGCACCTCGCAGACCGGGCCGTATCAGAAGAAGGTGGAGAAGTTCCTCGGCCTGCCGGTCGACGGCAGGCAGTCCGCCTCCGACTGCAAGGCCATCCAGGCGTTCCAGACCAAGCACGGGATCAGCCCGAACGCGGGTTACGCCGGTCCCGTGACCTGGGGCGTGATGGACCTCATGAACAAGCAGAAGGCCGTCGGCAACACGCCCAACAAGGACGGCAAGTGCCCGGTCAACAAGGGCCGGATCGCCTGTGTGAACCTGACCCTTCAGCTGAGCTGGATCCAGGACGGCGAGAGGCTCGTCTACGGCCCGGTCCCGGTGCGCACCGGACGCAACGGCTACGAGACCCGCACCGGCCTGAAGAAGATCTACTGGCGCAACATCGACCACGTCTCCTCGATCTACGACGTGCCGATGCCCTACGCCCAGTTCTTCGACGGCGGCCAGGCCTTCCACTCGGTCGGCGTCAGCATGTGGAACCCGCCCGGCTCCCACGGCTGCGTCAACATGACCAAGACCACCGCCAAGAAGTACTGGTCACTGCTGAAGAAGGGCGACGACGTCTTCGTGTACGGACGCAAGCCGGGCACCTGA
- a CDS encoding carbohydrate ABC transporter permease, translating into MTIASSSPPSRLPLGGAEGAWTRPRTGRAQARESGGDGRLAAVFLAPALLGFVLFLLWPTLRGVYLSFTRFNLLTPAEWVGLDNYVRMVNDPIFWDSLAVTVEYVVINIGVQTVAALAIAVLLQRLTQSAVLRGIVLTPYLMSNVVAGIVWLWLLDTQLGIGNEIIAAVGADRIPFLADETWAVPTIALINVWRHVGYTALLLFAGLQAIPNDMYEAAKVDGASEWRMFWRITMPLLRPVLAVVLIMTVIGSFQVFDTVAVTTAGGPANATNVLQYYIYGAAFGRFQFGYASAMSVALLVVLSAITFLQYRLTRAGQSDLG; encoded by the coding sequence ATGACCATCGCCTCCAGCAGCCCACCGTCGCGTCTGCCCCTGGGCGGCGCCGAGGGGGCATGGACCAGGCCGAGGACGGGCCGGGCACAGGCCCGGGAGTCGGGCGGTGACGGCCGACTGGCCGCCGTCTTCCTGGCGCCCGCCCTGCTGGGCTTCGTCCTCTTCCTGCTCTGGCCCACGCTGCGAGGCGTCTATCTCAGCTTCACCCGCTTCAACCTGCTCACCCCGGCCGAGTGGGTCGGCCTGGACAACTACGTACGCATGGTCAACGACCCCATCTTCTGGGACTCGTTGGCGGTCACCGTCGAGTACGTGGTCATCAACATCGGGGTCCAGACCGTCGCCGCGCTCGCCATCGCCGTACTGCTTCAGCGGCTGACGCAGTCGGCGGTGCTGCGCGGGATCGTACTGACGCCGTATCTGATGTCCAACGTCGTCGCCGGCATCGTCTGGCTGTGGCTGCTGGACACCCAGCTCGGCATCGGCAACGAGATCATCGCCGCGGTCGGCGCCGACCGGATCCCCTTCCTCGCCGACGAGACCTGGGCCGTCCCGACGATCGCCCTGATCAATGTGTGGCGCCATGTCGGCTACACCGCACTGCTGCTGTTCGCGGGGCTCCAGGCGATCCCGAACGACATGTACGAGGCGGCGAAGGTCGACGGCGCGAGCGAGTGGCGGATGTTCTGGCGGATCACCATGCCGCTGCTCCGGCCGGTCCTCGCGGTCGTCCTGATCATGACGGTGATCGGTTCCTTCCAGGTGTTCGACACGGTCGCCGTGACGACCGCGGGCGGGCCCGCCAACGCCACCAATGTCCTCCAGTACTACATCTACGGCGCCGCGTTCGGCCGTTTCCAGTTCGGCTACGCCTCCGCGATGTCCGTGGCCCTGCTCGTCGTGCTGAGCGCCATCACATTCCTCCAGTACCGGCTCACCCGGGCCGGCCAGAGCGACCTCGGCTGA
- a CDS encoding Gfo/Idh/MocA family protein has protein sequence MTFSLGIVGAGQFSGSFAKLFLAHPGVSDVHVTDLLPERAEQLAAAEGLSGTFPSYEAMLESKAVDAVAIFTQRWTHGPLVLQGLHAGKHVYSAVPMAITTEEIAAIIEAVKTTGLTYMMGETSQYNPATVHARNQIAEGAFGRIFYAEGDYVHDMDLGFYEAYQYSGGENWKATASYPPLLYPTHAVGGVLGAWQTHAVSVSAIGVVDERGDGVFDRSVSQFDNDVSNATALFEVAGGGSFRTNEFRRVGYPSHIRESRFRFFGTEASMEQLATVAFWQDKNGVKDISELLEPKPTLSPDDPSLQHIAPDLRAAFTSGSAPVHERARLPRVFDNLPNGHEGSHHFLVDDFVTAVNTRTLPSVNAWVAARYTLPGIIAHESARQGGARLEIPDFGDAPQA, from the coding sequence ATGACGTTCTCCCTCGGCATCGTCGGCGCCGGGCAGTTCTCCGGCAGCTTCGCCAAGCTGTTCCTGGCGCACCCCGGCGTCAGCGACGTCCACGTCACCGACCTGCTGCCGGAGCGTGCGGAGCAACTGGCGGCCGCGGAAGGGCTGTCGGGCACGTTCCCCTCGTACGAGGCGATGCTGGAGTCGAAGGCCGTCGACGCGGTCGCGATCTTCACCCAGCGCTGGACGCACGGCCCGCTGGTGCTCCAGGGGCTCCACGCGGGCAAGCATGTCTATTCGGCCGTCCCCATGGCCATCACGACCGAAGAGATCGCGGCGATCATCGAAGCGGTCAAAACGACCGGACTGACCTACATGATGGGCGAGACCAGCCAGTACAACCCGGCAACGGTCCACGCCCGCAACCAGATCGCCGAGGGCGCCTTCGGGCGGATCTTCTACGCCGAGGGCGATTACGTCCACGACATGGATCTCGGGTTCTACGAGGCGTACCAGTACAGCGGCGGCGAGAACTGGAAGGCCACCGCCTCCTATCCCCCGCTGCTGTACCCCACGCACGCGGTGGGCGGAGTGCTCGGCGCCTGGCAGACGCACGCGGTGAGCGTGTCGGCGATCGGGGTGGTGGACGAACGCGGCGACGGCGTTTTCGACCGGTCGGTCAGCCAGTTCGACAACGACGTCTCCAACGCGACCGCGCTGTTCGAGGTCGCGGGCGGCGGCTCGTTCCGTACGAACGAGTTCCGGCGGGTCGGCTACCCCTCGCACATCCGGGAGTCCCGTTTCCGCTTCTTCGGGACGGAGGCGAGCATGGAGCAGCTCGCCACGGTCGCGTTCTGGCAGGACAAGAACGGGGTGAAGGACATCAGCGAACTGCTGGAGCCCAAGCCCACGTTGTCCCCCGACGACCCGTCACTCCAGCACATCGCGCCCGACCTGCGGGCCGCCTTCACCTCGGGTTCGGCACCGGTGCACGAGCGCGCCCGGCTGCCCCGGGTGTTCGACAACCTCCCCAACGGCCATGAAGGCAGCCACCACTTCCTGGTGGACGACTTCGTGACCGCGGTCAACACCCGCACCCTGCCGTCCGTCAACGCCTGGGTGGCGGCCCGCTACACCCTGCCGGGCATCATCGCGCACGAGTCGGCGCGGCAGGGCGGAGCGAGGCTGGAGATCCCGGACTTCGGAGACGCGCCGCAGGCGTGA